The window TTAAACTGGCATTGAAATTACAGATGGATATGGATGAATAGTTTGAACAGCAACCGGTACAAAATACTGCTGGTAGATGATACACCTGTCAATTTGAAGTTGTTGGGGCAGATTCTGGACCCTGAGTATGAGGTGTTTTTTGCCGAGGATGGGGAGACGGCCATTGAACTTGCCGGCACGGTTAGGCCGGATCTGATACTGCTGGATGTCATAATGCCAGGATTGAACGGCTATGACGTATGCCGACACCTGAAGGCACAACATGACACAGCCAATATTCCCGTCCTTTTTGTCACCTCTATGGGGGAGTTGGAAGATGAACGCCGAGGTTTTGAGGCTGGCGGGGTGGATTATATCACGAAACCGATTTCCCCGTCGATTGTTCTGGCAAGAGTGCAAACGCATCTGGCTCTCTACAACCAGTCTCGATTGCTTGAGGATATGGTCGAGCAGCGAACGAAACAGTTGAAGCAAGCCCTCGAGACAATAAAAAATGCCACCTTGGAAACCATTCATAGGCTATCCATGGCAGCCGAGTACAAGGATAAGAATACCGGCGCACATATTCAGCGCATGAGCCATTATTCTGCTGCGTTGGCCCGGCAAATGGGATTAACGGATGGGGAGGTTGAAAATATTTTTCACAGTGCTCCCATGCACGATGTGGGCAAAATTGGTATCCCCGATCGTATCTTGCTTAAGCCGGGAAAGCTTGACGCCGATGAGTGGAAGATTATGAAGCAGCATACGACTCTCGGTGGCAAACTTTTAAAGTCGTCTACCTCCAAATTTTTTAAGACCGCTGAAATCATAGCCTTAACCCATCATGAGAAATGGGAGGGCAGCGGCTATCCCAAGGGATTGAAGGGAAGAGAGATCCCATTGGTGGGGCGCATTGTTGCCATTGCAGACGTATTTGACGCCTTGACCGTGCGTCGGCCATATAAAGATCCTTTTTCTTTGAAAAAATCTTATGCCATTATCCAGGACAAAAAGGGAAAGCATTTTGACCCGGATGTGGTGGATGCCTTTTTTGCGATCAAGGACGAACTGATCAGCATTAAGGGCAAGTTCCAGAATAAGGGAATCAGTTCAATATTTTAGTTAAACTGATCTGGTTGCGTACCCTATGTGTTTCCATCATCAGGACATCGGGGTAATGAAATAAACTTTTCCGCCGGTGGGTGCGGACGCACATGTGCGGTTTACCACTCAGTGAGATGCGTCGGGTGGGTGAGGAGAGTGCCGTCCCGATATTCTTTATATCCAGGGGGGACGCGGCTAGTTGATTTATGAATGGCGGCTTTCCAACCTGAAAGACTCCAGCGCATCCTTGAGCCATTTACCTGAAGGCAACCGCTCATCACCACATTGGACTTCATACTGCTTTCTGGTGATGGAACTGGCTGAAGCGATTTTAGCGATGAAGGTATCGGCGTCGGGGATACGGTTTTTTACCTTGCCGTATTTGTATTGAAGGTGTTCCGCGGCTTTGGTGGAGGGGTACTCCTTGCCGTTGCGAATGAAGGTGCAGCCGCTCTCGCTGATATAGTTCAGCAGGTAGTCAATTTCTTCATTTGCCCGGTTCTCAGAAGCGGCAAGGTTTGTTG of the Desulfosediminicola ganghwensis genome contains:
- a CDS encoding DUF5329 family protein — encoded protein: MKVFLLSLIFFATTTTNLAASENRANEEIDYLLNYISESGCTFIRNGKEYPSTKAAEHLQYKYGKVKNRIPDADTFIAKIASASSITRKQYEVQCGDERLPSGKWLKDALESFRLESRHS
- a CDS encoding response regulator — its product is MNSLNSNRYKILLVDDTPVNLKLLGQILDPEYEVFFAEDGETAIELAGTVRPDLILLDVIMPGLNGYDVCRHLKAQHDTANIPVLFVTSMGELEDERRGFEAGGVDYITKPISPSIVLARVQTHLALYNQSRLLEDMVEQRTKQLKQALETIKNATLETIHRLSMAAEYKDKNTGAHIQRMSHYSAALARQMGLTDGEVENIFHSAPMHDVGKIGIPDRILLKPGKLDADEWKIMKQHTTLGGKLLKSSTSKFFKTAEIIALTHHEKWEGSGYPKGLKGREIPLVGRIVAIADVFDALTVRRPYKDPFSLKKSYAIIQDKKGKHFDPDVVDAFFAIKDELISIKGKFQNKGISSIF